A portion of the Candidatus Methylacidithermus pantelleriae genome contains these proteins:
- a CDS encoding glycosyltransferase, giving the protein MAWRLFLWCWTAISALWWGLSLHCARAGAPRRPPRKRKGSKTLSLFRPIPKIRSPQEYERLRDALFSLLSQLDSGCQLLLGIPREDACLWTDAIQLLEASECGASFQILFEPDPFPYRNPKILWQRSLAKFAKGELWVWTDGDVCLPSHFLHVVREDFEACRRGFVTYPYVIRGVDNARDFWEAAWVNVELFPGVCLLGRMDRVWFGLGAGMVFLGKKWERASLWDKLGKSLADDFVLAQTLKPGALGSVVLETFPRSLTLREALARYLRWKKTVRWCSPAGFAGQILILPMIGWTVALFLNWHEPQNWMGWLCVVVGESLWFLSIFRAVRAHLPKRLYRLLPLWSYLRTFSWLLCWLPWPVAWDRQWWPCPVDKSSLLDQRVSLKRKGTG; this is encoded by the coding sequence GTGGCGTGGCGCCTTTTTCTTTGGTGTTGGACGGCGATTAGCGCTTTATGGTGGGGGCTTTCCCTTCATTGTGCTCGCGCCGGTGCCCCCCGGAGGCCCCCGCGGAAGCGTAAGGGTAGCAAGACCTTATCCCTGTTCCGGCCGATTCCTAAGATCCGCTCCCCCCAGGAGTACGAGCGTCTCCGCGATGCCCTCTTTTCGCTTCTTTCGCAACTTGACTCAGGGTGCCAGCTCCTTTTGGGGATCCCCAGGGAAGACGCGTGTCTTTGGACCGACGCAATCCAATTGCTTGAGGCGTCCGAATGCGGGGCGTCTTTTCAGATTCTTTTTGAACCGGACCCTTTCCCTTATCGCAACCCCAAAATTCTCTGGCAGAGGTCGCTGGCCAAGTTTGCCAAAGGCGAGCTTTGGGTATGGACGGACGGGGATGTTTGCTTGCCTTCGCATTTTTTGCACGTGGTCCGGGAGGATTTCGAAGCATGCCGGAGGGGGTTTGTTACCTACCCGTACGTGATCCGAGGAGTCGACAACGCTCGGGACTTTTGGGAAGCCGCCTGGGTGAATGTGGAGCTCTTTCCAGGCGTTTGCCTTTTGGGCCGGATGGATCGGGTGTGGTTTGGTCTGGGAGCTGGAATGGTTTTTTTGGGGAAAAAGTGGGAACGGGCTTCCCTATGGGACAAGCTAGGGAAATCGCTTGCGGATGACTTCGTTCTTGCTCAAACTCTTAAGCCAGGTGCCTTGGGTTCGGTGGTATTGGAGACCTTTCCCCGTTCCCTGACCTTACGAGAAGCCCTTGCCCGTTATCTCCGTTGGAAAAAAACCGTCCGGTGGTGCTCCCCCGCGGGATTTGCGGGCCAGATCCTTATTTTGCCCATGATAGGCTGGACCGTCGCGCTTTTTCTTAACTGGCACGAACCCCAAAACTGGATGGGATGGCTCTGCGTTGTCGTTGGAGAGTCATTGTGGTTTCTTTCCATCTTTCGAGCCGTTCGAGCGCATTTACCGAAGCGTCTCTACCGCCTTTTACCCTTGTGGAGCTATCTTCGAACCTTTTCTTGGTTGTTGTGCTGGTTGCCTTGGCCGGTGGCGTGGGATCGGCAGTGGTGGCCGTGCCCGGTCGACAAGTCTTCCCTTCTAGATCAAAGGGTCTCCCTGAAGAGGAAAGGGACCGGTTAA